From Paenibacillus antri:
CTCGACATTACGCGCAACCCGGCGTTGGAAGGCTTTACGCTGCCGAAGCTGCTTTGGGTGAAGGAGAACGAGCCTGAGTTGTATGCGCTCGGGGAAGTGTTCGTGCTTCCGAAGGACTATGTACGGTACCGCTTGACGGGCGACATCGCCATGGATTTATCGGATGCGGCCGGGACGCTTCTGCTCGACGTACGCGCTTTGGGCTGGAGCGACGAGGTCGCGCGACGCGTCGGCGTCGACCGCTCGCTGTGTCCGCCGCTCGTCGAATCCGGCGCGCTCGTCGGTACGCTGCTGCCGGAGATCGCCGCCGAGGCGGGACTGTCCCCGAAGACGATGGTGTTCGCGGGCGGCGCGGACAACGCGTGCGGCGCGACGGGCGCCGGCATCCTCGGCGAAGACGCGGCGATGTGCAGCATCGGCACGTCCGGCGTCATCCTCGCGTACGAGAACGATAAGAACCGCGACTTCGCCGGCAAGGTGCACTTCTTCAATCACGCCGCGCCGGACGCGTACTACGCGATGGGCGTAACGCTCTCCGCCGGCCACAGCCTTGGCTGGTTCCGCGACACGTTCGCGGCGGGCGTCTCCTTCGGCGAGCTGCTCGCGGGCGTCGGCGACGTGCCGGTCGGCTCCAAGGGCCTTCTTTATACGCCGTATCTCGTAGGCGAACGGACGCCGCACGCGGACGCCGTCATTCGCGGCAGCTTCGTCGGCATGGACGCGTCGCATTCGCGGACCGACTTCGCGCGCGCCGTCATGGAAGGCATCACGTTCTCGCTGAACGAATCGATCGAGCTGTTCCGCGCCGCGGGCAAATCCGTCGGCCGCATCGTCTCGATCGGCGGCGGCGCGAAAAATCCGGATTGGCTGCAGATGCAAGCCGACGTGTTCCGCGCCGAGGTCGTGACGATGAAGAACGAGCAGGGGCCGGGCATGGGCGCGGCGATGTTAGCCGCGGTCGGCTGCGGCTGGTTCGGGTCGCTCGCCGATTGCGCGAAGACGTTCCTCGAATACGGCGCGGCATACGAGCCGAAGGCCGCCGACGTCGAAAAATATGCGCAGCTGTTCCAGGTTTATAAAGACGTATATGCGCAAACGCGCGAGCTGAACGAACGGCTGGCGCCGTTCCGGGTGTAAGAACGAACGTATAAGAAAAAGCCGACGAATCGTCGGCTTTTTCCCGTTTTCCGATGGCTAAAGGATCGTGTTCTGCGCCGCGGATTGCGCTTGCTGCACCGCCTGCTGCGCTTGCTGTACCGCTTGCTGGGCTTGCTGGGCTTCCTGCTGCAATTGCTGTTGCGTCTGTTGGAACTGCTGCATCGCTTGCTGCGTAGAAGCCTGGGCTTGCTGCATCGTTTGCTGCGGAGCGGCCTGCGCTTGCTGCATCGCTTGCTGCGAAGCGGCCTGCGCTTGCTGCATCGCTTGCTGCGAAGCGGCCTGCGCTTGCTGCATTGCTTGCTGCGAAGCGGCCTGCGCTTGCTGCATCGCTTGCTGGAGCTGCTGCTGTTCTTGCGCGGTCATTTGGGCGCCGAACTGCGTGCTCGCTTGCTGCAGCTGTTGCTGAGCTTGCTGCAGTTGTTGCTGCGCCTGCTGAATCTGCTGCGGATTCATGGAGGCTTGCGCCTGCGTCAACGCTTGCTGCGCTTGCTGCGCGGTTTGGATCGCTTGCTGCACGCTCTGCTGGGCTTGGGTCATCTTTGTCGTCAACCTCTCGTCTCCGGATATGGTTGGATAGAAGAACCATCCGAACTTAAGATGCGGCAAGTCGGCTCAAATTATTACAACCCGAGTCCGATGTCGAAGAGGAAACGCTCGACCCGCGTCGAAATGATGGGTTGCGCGACGATGAACAGAAAAATGGAGTGACCCATATGACCATTCGATTGAAGCCCTTCGACCTCGACGAGTCGGAAGCGCTCGTGTCCTTCTTGACCGGCCAGCCTTGGCCGTACCACGGCAATCCGAATCCGTCCGAAGAGAGCGTCAGGGACGGTATCGCGAACGGAAGATACGCGGGAGAGGACACGCTGACGTTATGGATCGTAGAGGGGGACGAGAAGCTCGGGCTGATCCGCTTGTTCGACCTCGGCGACCTGACGCCCGTATTCGATATTCGCATCGACGCCGCCCGACGCGGCCAAGGCGTCGGAACGGCGGCGGTCCGCCTTCTGGCGGATTACGTATTCACGGAATTCCCGGACAAAATCCGGTTCGAGGGCCATACCCGGAACGATAATTACGCGATGCGCAAGACGTTCGCCAAGGCGGGCTTCGCGAAGGAAGCGTACCACCGGAAGGCGTGGCCGACGAACGGAACGTTGTACGACTCGGTCGGTTATTCGATCCTTCGCGAGGACTGGGCGGAGGGAAAGGTCAGTCCGGTCGATTGGAACGACGTCCCTTATTAACAGGGGTCGCCTTCCGCCACCTTGAACCACACATGGCGGTAATCGATCATGCCGAGCGCGTTGTGCTCCACGCCGCCGATCTTCGGGTCGAAGTACGCGTCGAAGGCGGAATGGAAGAGGAACACCATCGCGTGCGACGAGCGGATCGCCTCCGACAGCTCGTCGACGCATCGCCAGCGGCCCTCGGCGGTCGGCTCGAGGTACATGCGGCGCATGAGATCCGCGGCCATGGCGCGATGCGCGTCGTCGAGCAGATGCATGCCGACGGCGCTCGCCGGGGAGAAGACGAAGTCGACGAACGTCGCTTCGCCTTCTTCCATGACGACGCTGTAATAGACGATGTGCCCGGGCTGGCGATCGACGTTCGACTGGAAGTCGCAAAATCGAGAAATCCGCGGCTCGAGCGCGATGCCGTACCGCGCGGCGAATTCGCAGATGAGCTGCGTCTCCTTCGCCCGGTTCGAGCTGGAATCGATTAGCAGCGTGCTTCCGTCGTACCCGGATCGCTCGAGGAGCGATCGGATGCGATCGGGATCGGGAGACGGCGCGGCGCTCTCTGCGCCTTCGACGAAGCCGTAGGCGGGTCTCAGCCGATCGTCGCCGAGCGCCGCGAGCATCGCCGCGCGGTCGATCAGCTCGTCGAGCGCCTGCCGGAACAGCGGGTCATGCTGCGGGCCGGGCTGACGCAGATTGAACGTAAGCATACGGCAGCTCCGGGCCGAAGAGGTTCGGAGCCTGGCGTACTGCTCCGAATCGTCTCGGAACGCGAGACCGCAAGCCCCCTTCTGCACGAGGTCGAGCCGGATCGGCAAGGAGGGCAGCTCGTTGTCTTCGCTGATGAAGTGCATCTCCACCCGATCGAGATGCGGCCGTCCTAAGAAATAATGCGGGAACGCGTCCAGCACGCACAGCCGATCCGTCCGTCGCGCGATCTGGAACGGGCCGGTTCCGACGGGCTCG
This genomic window contains:
- the xylB gene encoding xylulokinase gives rise to the protein MKYVIGIDLGTSAVKALLVGQDGTIKAEASREYPLLQERSGHSEQRPEDWVRGTIQAIQDVVRSSGAPAESIEGISFSGQMHGLVLLDAARRPVRNAILWNDTRTTKQCREIEAALGAELLDITRNPALEGFTLPKLLWVKENEPELYALGEVFVLPKDYVRYRLTGDIAMDLSDAAGTLLLDVRALGWSDEVARRVGVDRSLCPPLVESGALVGTLLPEIAAEAGLSPKTMVFAGGADNACGATGAGILGEDAAMCSIGTSGVILAYENDKNRDFAGKVHFFNHAAPDAYYAMGVTLSAGHSLGWFRDTFAAGVSFGELLAGVGDVPVGSKGLLYTPYLVGERTPHADAVIRGSFVGMDASHSRTDFARAVMEGITFSLNESIELFRAAGKSVGRIVSIGGGAKNPDWLQMQADVFRAEVVTMKNEQGPGMGAAMLAAVGCGWFGSLADCAKTFLEYGAAYEPKAADVEKYAQLFQVYKDVYAQTRELNERLAPFRV
- a CDS encoding GNAT family N-acetyltransferase — encoded protein: MTIRLKPFDLDESEALVSFLTGQPWPYHGNPNPSEESVRDGIANGRYAGEDTLTLWIVEGDEKLGLIRLFDLGDLTPVFDIRIDAARRGQGVGTAAVRLLADYVFTEFPDKIRFEGHTRNDNYAMRKTFAKAGFAKEAYHRKAWPTNGTLYDSVGYSILREDWAEGKVSPVDWNDVPY
- a CDS encoding ABC transporter substrate-binding protein; its protein translation is MQLETHYMNLSDALDVARAGDRTPVTLERLAHVFQCTERNAKFILRKMEEAAWIAWHPGRGRGRTSEIELLADRERIVEEVARRLAEQGDVRGAIRLVQERGRLPEGAERFSSWLNDFFGFSREDRSERALDTLRVPVYDQIGSLDPARIYFVGEGHLCRQIFDTLVKYCPEQEDVVPRLAHHWESDAEGRRWTAYLRKGALFHHKRELTADDVVFTFERLRRHPNFGLLRGVAALHSHVVEFELNEPCVWFPRILGFDGASILPRDLLEQRGDAFFDEPVGTGPFQIARRTDRLCVLDAFPHYFLGRPHLDRVEMHFISEDNELPSLPIRLDLVQKGACGLAFRDDSEQYARLRTSSARSCRMLTFNLRQPGPQHDPLFRQALDELIDRAAMLAALGDDRLRPAYGFVEGAESAAPSPDPDRIRSLLERSGYDGSTLLIDSSSNRAKETQLICEFAARYGIALEPRISRFCDFQSNVDRQPGHIVYYSVVMEEGEATFVDFVFSPASAVGMHLLDDAHRAMAADLMRRMYLEPTAEGRWRCVDELSEAIRSSHAMVFLFHSAFDAYFDPKIGGVEHNALGMIDYRHVWFKVAEGDPC